The Plasmodium berghei ANKA genome assembly, chromosome: 8 genome has a segment encoding these proteins:
- a CDS encoding BIR protein — translation MDHQLCGRFRTLRAYLPDELNESTTLDFHNNGSIRNYCPNGDSGNTKECKTDLDKINAACLWLFQQNIIINIDSLSKEKSEAFIIYIMIWLSYMLNLKNVNNIKSLKDFYTNHIKNNTHYTTCNKSDNYCSNSLKNKTGYNNFKEFIKRNECFMSINITDMSKFYGAFKSLCNMYNEIDANKPTCKKYLEKAKEFVAKYNELNNVSDITEDSPYYQILPTLSNDYNNFKNYCNTNKVDCSDIPSLSPINTTQNPVQSSEPSSKVTSSSSSIKNKLIPVLSIIVAVPIFLGIFYKYSLFGFRKKCKKIKKKINIRLEE, via the exons ATGGATCATCAGcta TGTGGAAGGTTTCGCACATTAAGAGCATATTTACCTGATGAATTAAACGAATCTACAACCCTCgattttcataataatgGGAGTATTAGGAATTATTGCCCTAATGGAGATTCAGGAAACACTAAAGAATGTAAGACGGATttagataaaataaatgctGCATGCTTATGGTTATTtcaacaaaatattattattaatattgataGTTTAAGTAAAGAAAAATCTGAagcatttattatatatattatgatatgGTTAAGTTATATGTTAAACCTAAAGaatgttaataatatcaAAAGCCTAAAAGATTTTTATActaatcatataaaaaataatacgcATTATACAACTTGTAATAAATCTGATAATTATTGTAGcaattcattaaaaaacaaaacgggatataataattttaaggagtttataaaaagaaacGAATGTTTTATGAGTATTAATATTACAGACATGTCTAAATTTTATGGTGCATTTAAATCATTATGTAACATGTATAATGAAATTGATGCAAACAAACCAACATGCAAGaaatatttagaaaagGCTAAGGAATTTGttgcaaaatataatgaactTAATAATGTTTCTGATATTACTGAAGATAGTCcatattatcaaatattGCCTACATTATCaaatgattataataattttaaaaattattgtaatacaaataaagtTGATTGTAGTGATATTCCATCCCTTTCACCGATAAACACAACACAAAATCCTGTACAAAGTTCTGAACCGAGTTCTAAAGTTACATCATCAAGTTCGtcgataaaaaataaattaattccAGTTTTATCGATAATTGTTGCAGTACCAATATTCTTGggaattttttataag tattcgttatttggatttcgaaaaaaatgtaaaaaaataaagaagaaaattaatataagaCTCGAAGAGTAA
- a CDS encoding fam-b protein encodes MRVSILKYVIFSIIIFSFEYAKNELYFVNDRGIYLERNVINFRNNRILAYADNKFDLNEFYQSTLSLASQLGDCVEGNKEIAHLRNIIDSHIKKHKGSSTSLDLKNVDSKTKKIINELRKELEEVKKQIADKTNGELAIQPILDKKIIKKDGNSSVSEHENFKQLENNENNKIESSNCHMKSKLTKKIKKEENKFILSCLAYVAVGFPVIIGGLPLMILLIPCFVSTYYSICKLNKCKSKLKKISK; translated from the exons ATGAGAGTCagtattttaaaatatgttattttttcaattattattttttcttttgaaTATGCCAAAAAT GAATTATACTTTGTAAACGATAGAGGAATATACCTTGAAAGGAATGTAATAAACTTTAGAAATAATAGGATATTAGCATATGCAGATAACAAATTTgatttaaatgaattttatcAATCAACTTTGAGTCTTGCAAGTCAACTTGGTGATTGTGTTGAAGGTAACAAAGAAATAGCACACCTTCGAAATATTATAGATTCACATATAAAGAAGCATAAAGGAAGTAGCACATCActtgatttaaaaaatgtagatagtaagacaaaaaaaataattaatgaGCTTCGAAAAGAATTAGAAGAAGTAAAAAAACAGATTGCTGATAAAACGAATGGTGAATTAGCAATACAACCAATACtggataaaaaaataataaaaaaagatggAAATAGTTCTGTATCAGAACATGAAAACTTTAAACAAttggaaaataatgaaaataataaaattgaatcAAGTAATTGTCATATGAAATCAAAATTgactaaaaaaattaaaaaagaagaaaacaAATTCATCCTGTCGTGTTTGGCATATGTAGCAGTTGGTTTTCCGGTAATAATAGGAGGGCTACCCTTAATGATACTACTTATACCGTGTTTTGTTTCCACATATTATTCCATTTGTAAACttaataaatgtaaatctaaattaaaaaaaatatcaaaataa
- a CDS encoding BIR protein has translation MNDYVCRRFLLVRNWFPDQLNSEGKYYFNGDENFNKYCSNQKCDSDLEKINAACLLLFNELFGSSDLFKYHNNINIVDYIMIWLSYMLNLKKNQDETSNLQYFYTTYINNDKYKNIITGVTGYTNYKDLIDQKKYFLDIDSNIISNFYEAFKLLCEMYTNFDEKTSYCSNCSQNANNFVNKYNEMNGNYNITSNSSYKQLLSTLSNDYNNFKNYYTSKGGNCKDFPLIPTAKTTQISVEFSEHTSEHTSEHTSEQTSKQTVETYLQSSAQSSKQNPEQSVQILEQISEVTSSNLSIGNKLFTVLSIFGAIAFFLGISYKYSLFGFRKRAQKQHLREKIKI, from the exons ATGAATGACTATGTG tgTAGAAGGTTCCTTCTTGTAAGGAACTGGTTTCCCGATCAATTAAATAGTGAAGGaaagtattattttaatggTGATGAAAATTTCAATAAGTATTGTAGTAATCAAAAATGTGATAGTGATCtcgaaaaaattaatgctGCAtgtttattgttatttaatGAATTATTTGGGAGTTCCGATTTGTTTAAGTATCATAATAACATCAATATTGTTGATTACATTATGATATGGTTAAGTTATATGTTAAACCTAAAGAAAAATCAGGATGAAACCAGCAAtctacaatatttttatactacgtatataaataatgataagtacaaaaatattataactgGTGTTACGGGGTATACAAACTATAAGGATCTTATagatcaaaaaaaatattttttggatATCGATAgtaatattatatctaatttttatgaagcatttaaattattatgtgaAATGTATACTAACTTTGATGAAAAAACATCATACTGTTCTAACTGCTCGCAAAATgctaataattttgttaataaatataatgaaatgaatggaaattataatattactaGTAATAGTTCCTATAAACAACTATTGTCTACTTTATCaaatgattataataattttaaaaattattatactaGTAAAGGTGGTAATTGTAAAGATTTTCCACTCATTCCAACGGCAAAAACAACACAAATTTCTGTAGAATTTTCTGAACATACTTCTGAACATACTTCTGAACATACTTCTGAACAAACTTCTAAACAAACTGTAGAAACTTATTTACAAAGTTCTGCACAAAGTTCTAAACAAAATCCTGAACAAAGTGTACAAATATTAGAACAGATTTCTGAAGTTACATCATCAAATTTATCGATAggaaacaaattatttacagTGTTATCGATATTTGGTGCAatagcattttttttaggaaTTTCTTATaag tattcGTTATTTGGATTTCGGAAACGAGCTCAAAAGCAACATttaagagaaaaaataaaaatataa
- a CDS encoding BIR protein, translating into MESNILFEVCGTIKKIDECLTIDKLSTGNECSDDVLYTAYCPTNKEDQKGQCVTNGEKISAGFIWLLTMLEALNEECSENEKDHYFEYAILWLSSKSNIIKPGSYVSIDGIYNILEINNSFWYNQFRDKVNKKKKSMNFGDYHMCNLYKLLNELCTLITKYNQDRSNPEAYLEYANKCAETYKNLVTKASAVKNCDSYCDVLSTLKSEYDKFKEENKDPECQLPEFDGIESCKDLCKQKKQKAEIDNNSGDGLVDVKVEIDVVPDDNQRNQEESRSGQGATNSVPGENGAQNTPGITFDIGRSVFTSVLNSTFNFAETYKEKIINISKGIPDVYNKTLNIIKNGFGKSINVFNEIIENISIDSKKVEISGDSGDKRHGLEGTRDKSPTSNDSPSPQETPSKTSSPSSSTEQTKTSESSQGPSEKKNCDKKSQEPQAPVPKSVFKLKNPITEVTGNGTKGIDVNILKRYKPIGVSIIMFLIPITLLILYKYFPFGWRKESKKKKNTKKVINIFGANETIKRVINTTDRKKQVQIIINSSTQKKQDKKVTNSYTQKKQGKKVTNSSTQKKQDKKFTNSSTQKKQDKKFTNSSTQKKQTKQFINSIYWEKHPLLNIHKLMKTDSAPFIILFMLFIFYVYKRKGYSLE; encoded by the exons atggaatCCAATATACTGTTTGAAGTg TGTGGCACAATTAAAAAGATTGACGAATGTTTAACCATCGACAAATTATCTACAGGAAATGAATGTTCGGATGATGTATTATACACTGCTTATTGTCCTACAAATAAAGAGGATCAAAAGGGACAATGTGTGACAAATGGTGAAAAAATTAGTGCTGGGTTTATATGGTTGTTAACGATGCTCGAGGCTCTTAATGAGGAGTGTtctgaaaatgaaaaagaccattattttgaatatgcTATTTTATGGTTAAGTTCTAAAAGTAATATAATTAAGCCTGGTTCGTATGTTAGTATAGATggtatttataatattcttgaaataaataattccTTTTGGTATAATCAATTTCGTGAtaaagtaaataaaaaaaaaaaatcaatgAATTTTGGTGATTACCATATGTGTAATCTATATAAATTACTTAATGAATTATGTACTCTAATTACTAAATATAACCAAGATAGATCAAACCCAGAAGCATATTTAGAATATGCTAATAAATGTGCtgaaacatataaaaatctTGTTACGAAAGCCTCTGCGGTTAAAAATTGCGATTCATATTGTGATGTGCTGTCTACTTTAAAAAGtgaatatgataaatttaaagaagaaaataaagatcCAGAATGTCAACTTCCTGAATTTGATGGAATAGAAAGTTGTAAGGATTTAtgtaaacaaaaaaaacaaaaagcagagattgataataattcaGGAGATGGACTGGTTGATGTGAAAGTAGAAATAGATGTCGTACCAGATGATAATCAAAGAAATCAAGAAGAATCAAGAAGTGGACAAGGTGCTACAAATAGTGTTCCAGGAGAAAATGGCGCTCAAAACACACCAGGAATAACTTTTGATATTGGTCGATCCGTTTTTACGAGCGTATTAAATAGCACTTTCAATTTTGCTGAAACATAtaaggaaaaaattataaatatctCTAAAGGAATCCCtgatgtatataataaaacattaaatattataaaaaatggttTCGGTAAATCTATTAATGtttttaatgaaattatTGAGAATATAAGTATCGATTCTAAAAAAGTAGAAATATCTGGTGATTCAGGCGATAAAAGACATGGATTAGAAGGCACAAGGGATAAATCGCCCACATCTAATGACTCACCATCGCCTCAAGAAACTCCATCTAAAACTTCATCACCATCAAGTTCTACGGAACAAACTAAAACATCAGAATCGTCTCAGGGCCCatctgaaaaaaaaaattgtgataaaaaaagtCAAGAACCTCAAGCACCAGTGCCCAAATCAGTGTTTAAACTAAAAAATCCAATAACCGAAGTAACAGGGAATGGAACAAAAGGAATAGATGTTAATATACTCAAAAGATACAAACCAATTGGAGTTTCAATtataatgtttttaataCCCATTactttattaattttatacaag TATTTTCCATTTGGATGGAGAAAGGAAtcgaagaaaaaaaaaaacacgaAAAAggttataaatatttttggtGCAAATGAAACGATAAAAAGAGTTATAAACACAACTGATCGAAAAAAACAAGtgcaaataattataaattcatctactcaaaaaaaacaggATAAAAAGGTTACAAATTCATAtactcaaaaaaaacaggGCAAAAAGGTTACAAATTCATCtactcaaaaaaaacaggACAAAAAGTTTACAAATTCATCtactcaaaaaaaacaggACAAAAAGTTTACAAATTCATCtactcaaaaaaaacaaactaAACAGTTCATTAATTCCATTTATTGGGAAAAACATccattattaaatatacataaactTATGAAGACCGATTCTGCaccatttattattttatttatgttgtttattttttatgtttataaaagaaaaggCTATTCTttagaataa
- a CDS encoding BIR protein — protein sequence MDAEICRNFLLVTTNFPDKLDNDGKYYFKDDQHFKQYCSNQNCVNELEKVNAGCLYLLYTFFGSSDLFKSVANSNINIVEYIIIWLSYMLNLKEQSGSMTNLEYFNKTYINSNEKYTNSITGVTEYSSYKDLIYKKHDLTKVDIKDISEFYDAFILLCEMYTGFDTNTSNCTTCSEKANKFVKKCKDLIENYNNNNNKKSSSYNKILSTLSTDYDNFKIYCNSKGADCEDYPLFPEIKTTQLPVQNSENNSEQFYGHISEDTSSSSPIANKLFIVLSAFGAIAFFLGISYKYSLFGFRKRSQKQHLRGKLKK from the exons ATGGATGCCGAAATA TGTAGGAACTTCCTTTTAGTGACGACAAATTTTCCCGATAAATTGGACAATGACGGaaagtattattttaaagatGATCAACATTTCAAACAGTATTGTAGTAATCAAAATTGTGTCAATGAGCTCGAAAAAGTTAATGCTGgatgtttatatttgttatataCATTCTTTGGGAGTTCTGATTTGTTTAAATCTGTTGCAAATAGTAACATCAATATTGTTGaatacattattatatggtTAAGTTATATGTTAAACCTAAAGGAACAATCAGGATCGATGACGAATCtagaatattttaataaaacatacATAAATAGTAATGAAAAGTATACAAATTCTATAACAGGTGTTACGGAGTATAGTAGTTATAAGGatcttatatataaaaagcaCGATTTGACAAAAGTGGATATTAAAGATATATCTGAATTTTATGatgcatttatattattatgtgaAATGTATACTGGATTTGATACAAACACCTCAAATTGCACAACATGCTCGGAAAAAgctaataaatttgttaaaaaatgtaaagaTCTTATTGAAaactataataataataataataaaaaaagcagttcttacaataaaatattgtcTACTTTATCAACTgattatgataattttaaaatttattgtaATAGCAAAGGTGCTGATTGTGAAGATTATCCACTCTTTCCTGAGATAAAAACAACACAACTTCCTGTACAAAATTCTGAAAATAATTCTGAACAATTTTATGGACATATTTCTGAAGATACATCATCAAGCTCGCCGATAgcaaacaaattatttatagttTTATCGGCATTTGGTGCAatagcattttttttaggaaTTTCTTATAAG tattcGTTATTTGGGTTTCGAAAACGATCTCAAAAACAACATTTAAGAGgaaagttaaaaaaataa
- a CDS encoding fam-b protein: MQDASLDINDFYDSSLSILDKYNDGNYDGEENIYTKQIINFHQTNFEYSDTSSKLKDIEDVREFINEITSELEISKKENDNNREYEIAVEQNIDKRLVKKDIDLLISSCENLKELKHSEHILDIDVNNFEKKYNEVISGNNYNIVKCNSKFDETFKRLVKNHALLFPVVLLCLISGGFAIPFVILSVHKTGYTINKLFKLIKILKKRSKYKIKKLKTKHVKQPESSIKEPTDGSNNITSGQGTEHHPSAINVKEDIWK, from the coding sequence ATGCAAGACGCCAGTTTAGACATAAATGATTTTTATGATTCAAGTTTGAGCATTTTGGATAAGTATAATGACGGCAATTATGATGGAGAAGAAAACATATATactaaacaaattataaactTTCACCAAAcaaattttgaatatagTGATACATCATCCaaattaaaagatataGAGGATGTGAGAGAATTCATTAATGAAATTACGAGCGAGTTAGAAATATcgaaaaaagaaaacgaTAATAATAGGGAATATGAAATAGCAGTGGAACAAAATATAGACAAAAGGCTAGTAAAAAAGGATATAGATCTCCTTATATCAAGTtgtgaaaatttaaaagaacTGAAACATAGTGAACATATCTTGGATATAGATGTTAATAactttgaaaaaaaatataatgaagtTATTTCAggaaataattataatatagtCAAGTGTAATTCAAAATTTGATGAAACGTTCAAACGTTTAGTGAAGAATCATGCATTACTCTTTCCAGTTGTATTATTGTGTTTAATTTCAGGAGGATTCGCAATTCcatttgttattttatcaGTACATAAAACGGGATACACCATTAATAAGCTGTTTAAACTCATAAAGATACTCAAAAAAAGAtcgaaatataaaataaaaaaattgaagaCCAAACACGTAAAACAACCAGAGTCATCTATTAAAGAGCCCACAGACGGTTCCAACAATATAACATCTGGTCAAGGAACTGAACATCACCCTTCTGCaataaatgtaaaagaAGATATATGGAAATAG
- a CDS encoding tryptophan-rich antigen, fragment, with product MPSIVTNTMCSKKKLILKKKQWNNWVRIKEDHYIYNIEILCNKEKNAYKKSIIKWINDIADNFVKNPQLRLWIEQQVKPFPRKKLLKGSKVKSIESSNIEINA from the coding sequence atgccTTCAATCGTAACGAATACCATGTgtagcaaaaaaaaactaatattgaaaaaaaagcaatGGAATAATTGGGTACGAATAAAAGAAGATcactatatttataatattgaaattttatgtaataaagaaaaaaatgcttACAAAAAGTCTATTATTAAATGGATAAATGATATTGCTGACAATTTTGTTAAGAACCCTCAGTTACGTTTATGGATTGAACAACAAGTTAAGCCTTTCCCAcgtaaaaaattattaaaaggATCAAAAGTAAAAAGTATCGAAAGTTCtaatattgaaataaaTGCATAA